The following are encoded together in the Streptomyces sp. NBC_00358 genome:
- a CDS encoding DUF6104 family protein gives MYFTDRGIEELEKRRGEEEVTFEWLAEQLRTFVDLNPDFEVPVERLATWLARLDDEDEDEDDE, from the coding sequence ATGTACTTCACCGACCGCGGCATCGAGGAACTTGAGAAGCGGCGCGGCGAGGAAGAGGTCACCTTCGAGTGGCTCGCCGAGCAGTTGCGTACGTTCGTCGACCTCAACCCGGACTTCGAGGTGCCGGTGGAACGGCTGGCGACCTGGCTGGCCCGGCTGGACGACGAGGACGAGGACGAGGACGACGAGTAG
- a CDS encoding CU044_2847 family protein, with protein sequence MSDAVTRIARIEMPDGTPVWARISGADELEEPGGGLSLTDVGFGERVEAQVESLHSVITSVARSLAAPLRAVRPDEVSVEFGIELTAKAGKVVGLLADGEAKAGITVTLTWNGGPPDLEETGAAPHAGASPGAPAHGAVTDASGGGGA encoded by the coding sequence ATGAGTGACGCGGTGACCCGCATCGCACGGATCGAGATGCCGGACGGAACACCGGTGTGGGCCCGGATCTCGGGGGCCGACGAACTGGAGGAACCGGGCGGCGGGCTGTCGCTGACGGACGTCGGCTTCGGGGAACGCGTCGAGGCACAGGTCGAGAGCCTGCACTCGGTGATCACCAGTGTCGCGCGCTCGCTCGCCGCGCCCCTGCGCGCGGTGCGGCCCGACGAGGTCAGCGTCGAGTTCGGCATCGAGCTGACGGCCAAGGCCGGCAAGGTGGTCGGACTGCTCGCCGACGGCGAGGCCAAGGCGGGCATCACCGTGACGCTCACCTGGAACGGCGGTCCGCCGGACCTGGAGGAGACCGGGGCCGCCCCGCACGCGGGCGCGTCTCCCGGCGCCCCGGCGCACGGCGCCGTCACCGATGCCTCCGGCGGGGGCGGGGCATGA